Part of the Aquimarina sp. MAR_2010_214 genome is shown below.
TTTTTCCATTAATTTTAAATTCAACATCATAAAATCTACCTTTTAAATGATGATCAACTTCTTCTATTTCTATGATTTTATAATCATCAAAATCTCGCTCAATTTTTTCTTTTACAGCGTTAGGTAATTTTTTCTTTTTTATATTTCTTTCAGTTTCGATCCATTTCCCAGAAGAGTCAAAATCTGCACGATAATGTTTCCCTTTTATTTTAAAGTTAGATTCATAATATCCATTTTTATCTTTATGCCAATCTGGATCATTTTCATCAGGATATTTTTCTTTAAAAGATTTTTCGACTGCAGTAGGAACTTTTTTCTGAGCAACCGAGCTACAACTTATGGTTAATAACATGAGATATGGTATTAAAAATTTTAATGTTTGCATTGTTGTTAGTCTTTAGTAATTAATGTTTTAATGTAAATAAAGTAGTATCATTTTTCTATTATATAGAAGTGTTTTAATATAATTTTTCGCTTATAACTTTTCCTCACCTGTATAATCTGACCTGCCATATTCAGATTTATAAATTTGAACTACAATATGAAATAAACTAATTAAGAGTGGGCCAAAAATTAGCCCAATAAACCCAAATAATGGTACGCCAATGATAACACCTAATAATGTAATTATAGGGTGCACGTTGTCTAATCTTTTTAAAATATACAATCTAACCAGATTATCAGAAGAACCTACAATTAGTAGGCCATAGGTTAAAATTCCCCATGCCTGAAAAGTATGCCCCATAGAGTGTGTAATTATAAAAACTGATAATATTGCTACCAATGTACCAATAAATGGGATCATTGACCCTACAGTAACAATGATAAACCAAAAAAAAGGGTCTTCTATACTAAAAATCAAAAAACCTATTAATGCTACAACTCCTTGTATAATAGCAACTAATGGGATGCCAATGGCATTAGATCGCACCATTTTCTGGCTTTCATCACTTATAATTTTTAAATTATCTTCGTTAATAGGTATATAATCAAAAAGAGATTCTCTTAATTTTCTTCGGTTTGTAAGCATGTAGTATAGTAAAAAGTACATAATTCCGATAGAAATAAATACATTAAATGTACCTCCAGCAAATTTTTGTAAGTTTTCTGTAACCCATGAAGCAATTGCATCTGGATCCATTTGAGTACTAATATCATACCCTAGCTGGTTTTCCCAGGTATCTATACGCCCTTTTAGTGCAATAGCGATTCTTTTAGAGTTTTTAGTAACATCACCGATTTTATTACCCAACATAAATAAGGTTCCAGTAACGGGCATTAATATACCTACAAAAGAGCCGGTCATCAATGTAATCGCAGCAAGATCTGGATGCCATCCTTTTTTTATTAATTTCACCATCCACCTATGTAATATTACATATATAGTGATGGCTCCTAATACACCCGAAAGATAAGGTAAGATTTCTCTAAAAATGAGTCCACCAATTAAGAAGATAAGTAATAATACAAATATCTGGCGTATGATGTTAGGGCTAATACGTTTCACTTATAATTTTATTATTTATAGTTATATTATGATTTCTCTTTTATCAACTTAAAACCTTCAGGGAAATCTAATGTTCGTATAGGGAATGGGATATTAATGTTATTTTCATCATATGCTTCTTTCATTAACATCATGGTTTCACTTTTGGCCTTAACTACTTCTAGAGCTGAGGTAGAATTTATCCAAAAACGAAGTTCATAGTTAATTGAACTATCTCCAAATTCTCTCCATAAGAACAAAACATCATCCTTTTTCTGTACTGCTTCAAAATTAGAAACTATGGTTTCTTTTGTGAGCTTTTCGACAAATCGTAAATCTGATTCATATCCAACACCACACTCTAGGATGACACGGGATTGTGCAGTAGTTGAATAATTTTTAATTGGGTTGTCTACTACCAATTTATTTGGAATATATACCAAATTATTATCTACTTGTTTAATAGTAACGGCACGTAGATCAATGTCAATAACCTCTCCTTCAAAATTGTTGGTTTTTATCCAGTCTCCAAATTTGATATGTTTGATATAGGAAAGAATAATTCCAGAGTAGGTATTGGCTAATGCTCCTTGTAGTGCCAAACCAACAGCAAGACCAGCTACCCCAGCACCTGCAAGAATAGTGTTAAGTGCTTTATCTAAATTAAGAATACCTAAAATCAGAAATAATCCTACAATAACTACTGCTATAGAAATAAATTTTGAAATCAGATTTTTCATTGACGGTTGAAGCCTACTTCTGTCAAGTATTTTACGTGCAAGTTTACTAATGTATTTTGAAGCGATAAGTGCTACAATGAATACCAAACTAGCGATCAAAATATTAGGTAAGTTTACAACAATAGAGTCCAGCCAAGATTCTAGTTTATCATACATTTTATTCCAGGCGTTGATTAGTTTATCATTCATTTTTTTAATTTTAGTTATTTAATGTTTTTAAGAAATGTTGGGGTGGAACTCTCTAATAGTTTTAAAATAGTATGTTCTAAATTGGTGAAATAATACTCTAATTGATCATGAGTATTAATTTTACTAAATACTTTTATAGACTGATCTTCATAAGATGATACTAATAAGTGATGTATATATGATATTTACAATATATATCTTATTAATACTAGTCATAGCAATATTGTAGATCTCTAGAATTTTTTTTATATTTATATTGTGTTTAGTTCTAATTTCCAAATCCATTAAATTTTCAAAAAAAAACTATAGTCACAATCAAAGTTTTGGAATCTTTTACTGCAAAAAGATTACCATTAATGTTATGAAAGTACTTGTAGACCATACTGCTTTGGATACTGTGTTTTTAGAATAAAAATGACCTCTTCAAATATCTAAAGAGGCCATTTTGTCAACTAACCATATCTATCTGGAATTAGATATATTATTTAGTGAAAATCACCTTAGGTTTTTTTAAACCTGATTTAAAAGTATTAATGTCTTTTACATATTTGAATTGATCATTGAATACTCTGTCTGGTTTTTTACCTATAATAATATGTTTTACGTTAAGATCGGGAGCATTAAGAATTACACGATCAGATACTCTTAATTTTTTATCACCCAGATCTTGATCTAGTTCTTTTAATTCAGAAATGACATATAATTTATCATTAGCTGCAATAATCTTTTTAATGTCGATAGAATGTTCTTTGTCTGTAACTTCTGCTTCCACAGTTATTGTTAATTCTTCTTTCTCTCCAGAATTGGGCATATCGACATCAATATAAGGTACTTCAATTTCTTCTTCCTCCATGACTACTACAATTTTTGGGATCATCACTTTTTTAGTTTTTGTCCCTATATTAACATCAGCCCAATCCACATCAAATGTTGGGAGTTGTCCTGCCTCGGTATCTACATCTACATCTACATCTACATCAGGCAACTTCGTTTCTTTCTTTTGTTGAACATCACAACTACTTACTAAAAGGATAATCATCAGTAATCCTATAAAATTTTTCATAATAAAAAAGTTTTTTGTTTTAAATAATTATAAGGGCTACCTGATAATAACACATCACACTTGCTCTAATGATATATATTTATACGTTTTAAGACTGTAAGCAGCCCTTATTTGTGTATTACAAAAGTAAGTGCGATATTTTGATAAGTTGTGCGCATATACAATTTTGATTGACTGTTTTGCTAATGGTTTTGTGTATTGATTTCTAAGCTTAAAATTTTGAATTGCGTTAATAATAATAGTATTTAAGCACCGTTTTTGTATTTAAAATCATTTCTTTTAGAATTCTAAAAGAAATGAGATGGAAGACTTAAATAAACCAGATTTTTCAGGGTTAAAAGCACTTTATATTAATTGCACATTAAAAGATTCTACACAACAAAGTCATACCGAGGGGTTGATGAAAGTATCGATGAATATTATGGAATCTGAAAGTGTTGCAGTAGAATATTTACGGTTAGTAGATTATGATGTAGCCTATGGCTTAATACTGGATATGAAAAAAGAAAGAAAAGAAAAAGATGACTGGCCTGATATTTATGAGAAAGTGTTGAATGCGGATATCCTTATTATAGGTACCCCAATTTGGCTAGGCGAAAAATCGTCTGTAGCAACAAAATTAATTGAGCGGCTATATGGGATGAGTGGTGAAACGAATAAAAAAGGACAATATGTTTATTATGGTAGAGTAGGGGGGTGTGTGATTACTGGTAACGAAGACGGCATAAAACATTGCGCGATGAGTATTTTATACGCATTGCAACATTTGGGATACAGTATACCACCACAAGCAGATTGTGGATGGATTGGAGAGGCTGGGCCGGGTCCAAGTTATTTGGATAAAGAGTCTGGTGCTAAAAACAATAAATTTACCAATAGGAATACTACATTTATGACTTATAATTTACTTCATTTGGCTTCTATGTTAAAAGTTAATAAGGGGTATAATTCTTATGGTAATTCTCGAGAAAAATGGGATGATGGTACATGTTGGAGTTTTCAAAATCCAGAATACAGATAGTCGTTATTTATGAAAACTGCGCTAAAGTTTTTGAAAAAATTAAAAAGTACTATTTTTAGTAGTATAGCCTTTTATCCAGTGTTGATTAGCGTAGCTTTTTTACTTCT
Proteins encoded:
- a CDS encoding flavodoxin family protein encodes the protein MEDLNKPDFSGLKALYINCTLKDSTQQSHTEGLMKVSMNIMESESVAVEYLRLVDYDVAYGLILDMKKERKEKDDWPDIYEKVLNADILIIGTPIWLGEKSSVATKLIERLYGMSGETNKKGQYVYYGRVGGCVITGNEDGIKHCAMSILYALQHLGYSIPPQADCGWIGEAGPGPSYLDKESGAKNNKFTNRNTTFMTYNLLHLASMLKVNKGYNSYGNSREKWDDGTCWSFQNPEYR
- a CDS encoding mechanosensitive ion channel family protein, which codes for MNDKLINAWNKMYDKLESWLDSIVVNLPNILIASLVFIVALIASKYISKLARKILDRSRLQPSMKNLISKFISIAVVIVGLFLILGILNLDKALNTILAGAGVAGLAVGLALQGALANTYSGIILSYIKHIKFGDWIKTNNFEGEVIDIDLRAVTIKQVDNNLVYIPNKLVVDNPIKNYSTTAQSRVILECGVGYESDLRFVEKLTKETIVSNFEAVQKKDDVLFLWREFGDSSINYELRFWINSTSALEVVKAKSETMMLMKEAYDENNINIPFPIRTLDFPEGFKLIKEKS
- a CDS encoding PepSY-like domain-containing protein is translated as MQTLKFLIPYLMLLTISCSSVAQKKVPTAVEKSFKEKYPDENDPDWHKDKNGYYESNFKIKGKHYRADFDSSGKWIETERNIKKKKLPNAVKEKIERDFDDYKIIEIEEVDHHLKGRFYDVEFKINGKKQDIEFNKNGKIIN
- a CDS encoding AI-2E family transporter; this translates as MKRISPNIIRQIFVLLLIFLIGGLIFREILPYLSGVLGAITIYVILHRWMVKLIKKGWHPDLAAITLMTGSFVGILMPVTGTLFMLGNKIGDVTKNSKRIAIALKGRIDTWENQLGYDISTQMDPDAIASWVTENLQKFAGGTFNVFISIGIMYFLLYYMLTNRRKLRESLFDYIPINEDNLKIISDESQKMVRSNAIGIPLVAIIQGVVALIGFLIFSIEDPFFWFIIVTVGSMIPFIGTLVAILSVFIITHSMGHTFQAWGILTYGLLIVGSSDNLVRLYILKRLDNVHPIITLLGVIIGVPLFGFIGLIFGPLLISLFHIVVQIYKSEYGRSDYTGEEKL